Proteins from a single region of Nodularia sp. LEGE 06071:
- a CDS encoding sensor histidine kinase — protein sequence MLLLGFFLGLAVGIGFWIWQQVQLKRYLGRVLQPLSSGSDKVVLPLIPRLQREIATVKQQRQDLQQSLQTYQDLLDFAPLGYLQVDEENQLLWCNQQAREILYLQSWQAGQVRLLLELVRSYELDHLIEQTRDWQKPQTNEWVFHPSCDDAAQMPTVKSLKLRGSSLPLPNGQVGVFLENRQPLLDMNQQRDRSFSDLAHELRTPLTSIRLVVETLQNRLDPPLNRWVNRLMQEVDRLINLVQSWLELTQMEANPTMQLHLETVSVRSLIASVWETLEPLTQKQRLSLDYSGAENLCIKADPARIYQVFLNLLDNSIKYSPPGTCIQVQAKILSAQDTHSSDGLRPAGGNRAVNILEINLIDSGIGFSEADLPHIFERFYRGDKARTHSSLPENNSLGTIVGNGLGLAIVRQIIVAHGGSIKAMNDPETGGAWMQLQLPEVMANSRSQDYS from the coding sequence ATGCTTTTATTGGGATTTTTTCTGGGTTTAGCGGTAGGTATTGGGTTTTGGATTTGGCAACAAGTTCAATTAAAGCGCTACTTGGGGCGAGTACTGCAACCGTTAAGCTCTGGTTCTGACAAGGTAGTGCTACCGCTAATACCTCGTTTGCAGCGCGAAATAGCAACAGTGAAGCAGCAGCGACAAGATTTGCAGCAGTCGCTACAAACCTACCAAGACCTGCTGGATTTTGCCCCACTGGGATATTTGCAGGTAGATGAAGAAAATCAATTGCTGTGGTGCAATCAGCAAGCGCGAGAAATATTGTATCTGCAAAGTTGGCAAGCCGGACAGGTGCGCTTATTGCTGGAATTGGTGCGGTCTTATGAACTTGACCATTTAATTGAACAAACTCGTGATTGGCAGAAACCACAGACAAATGAGTGGGTATTTCACCCGTCTTGTGATGATGCGGCACAGATGCCAACTGTCAAATCACTGAAGTTGCGAGGATCTAGTTTACCTTTACCCAACGGACAAGTCGGGGTTTTTCTGGAAAATCGTCAACCCCTGCTGGATATGAATCAACAACGCGATCGCTCTTTTTCGGATCTGGCTCACGAACTGAGAACGCCATTGACTTCGATTCGTTTGGTTGTGGAAACTTTACAAAACCGTTTAGATCCGCCCTTAAATCGTTGGGTGAATCGGCTCATGCAGGAGGTTGATCGACTGATTAACTTGGTACAAAGCTGGTTGGAACTGACCCAAATGGAAGCCAACCCAACTATGCAATTACATCTAGAAACTGTGTCAGTGCGATCGCTCATTGCATCTGTATGGGAAACATTAGAACCATTAACGCAAAAGCAACGTCTGTCTCTTGACTATTCTGGAGCAGAGAATCTGTGTATTAAAGCAGACCCCGCCCGCATTTATCAAGTTTTTCTCAACTTGCTGGATAACAGCATCAAATATAGTCCTCCTGGTACTTGCATTCAAGTCCAAGCCAAAATATTATCTGCACAAGATACTCATAGTAGCGATGGGCTACGCCCTGCCGGAGGTAATCGCGCTGTCAATATTTTGGAAATAAATCTTATTGATTCGGGAATAGGTTTTTCTGAAGCTGATTTGCCCCATATTTTTGAGCGATTTTACCGGGGAGATAAAGCGCGGACTCATTCTTCATTGCCAGAAAATAATTCTCTGGGAACGATTGTGGGTAATGGTTTAGGTTTGGCCATCGTCAGGCAAATTATTGTCGCCCACGGCGGTTCCATCAAAGCCATGAACGATCCAGAAACTGGTGGCGCTTGGATGCAACTTCAACTTCCTGAAGTTATGGCAAACTCCCGCAGCCAAGACTATAGTTAA
- the phoU gene encoding phosphate signaling complex protein PhoU: MEAALYDHNPHPKNPQLARAIRRLERDVLRMGALVEQSFRLSHQALFARDLTAAEELPRLDKKIDRFYRQIESDCTAIMTLQAPTAQDLRCLSAFMQLVRDLERIGDYAEDLANIAVKIFPYPPHMSLPDIENMSHHAQAMLATSLKALADLDEVGGRGLKHLDDAVDNAYDHVYQTLAQQRDVPGVVEPILLLALAIRCLERMADHATNIGQRVAYIVTGQRF; this comes from the coding sequence GTGGAAGCTGCCTTGTATGATCACAATCCCCACCCTAAAAATCCCCAGTTGGCACGTGCAATTCGGCGCTTAGAACGGGACGTATTACGTATGGGCGCTTTGGTAGAACAATCCTTTCGCCTCAGCCACCAAGCACTATTTGCCCGTGATTTAACGGCAGCTGAGGAACTTCCCCGATTAGATAAAAAAATTGATCGCTTTTATAGACAAATAGAATCAGATTGTACGGCAATCATGACGCTACAAGCACCTACGGCTCAGGATTTGCGTTGTTTAAGTGCGTTTATGCAGTTAGTGCGAGACTTAGAGCGTATTGGCGATTATGCTGAGGATTTAGCTAATATTGCCGTTAAAATTTTTCCTTATCCGCCTCATATGTCTTTACCAGACATTGAAAATATGTCTCACCATGCACAAGCAATGCTAGCAACTAGCTTAAAGGCTTTAGCTGATTTGGATGAAGTTGGTGGACGAGGTTTAAAGCACCTAGATGATGCTGTAGACAATGCTTATGACCATGTTTATCAGACTTTAGCCCAGCAACGGGATGTTCCAGGTGTAGTCGAGCCAATTTTGCTGCTAGCACTGGCAATTCGTTGTCTGGAACGGATGGCAGACCATGCCACTAATATCGGACAAAGAGTAGCATACATCGTCACCGGACAACGTTTTTAA
- a CDS encoding Crp/Fnr family transcriptional regulator translates to MSPTSLTPNVSNVSNESSPSGELPQRLFTRREVIPPDQDVLWRIERGAVRTLTWSEDGIFITLGYWGAGDLIGYSLSKVQPYQIECLTSVEVTVIPPQLWYRDIDAFLSHIQHSEELLSIVHLKPMSLRLGKFLLWLSEKFGRDVEQGKLIDLNITHQEMSEVLNTTRVTVTRLLQQFEEQGVLLRYKRRIILLSRNK, encoded by the coding sequence ATGTCTCCCACCAGTCTCACTCCAAACGTATCTAATGTATCGAATGAATCTAGCCCCAGTGGAGAGTTACCACAAAGGTTATTTACGCGCAGAGAAGTAATTCCGCCTGATCAGGATGTATTGTGGCGCATTGAGCGCGGAGCGGTTCGGACTTTAACCTGGAGCGAAGATGGAATATTTATTACTCTCGGTTATTGGGGTGCTGGTGATCTGATTGGCTATTCTTTATCAAAAGTTCAACCCTACCAGATTGAATGCCTAACAAGTGTAGAGGTAACCGTTATACCGCCTCAGCTTTGGTATAGAGATATTGATGCTTTTTTGTCCCACATTCAACATTCAGAAGAGCTTTTAAGTATTGTACATCTCAAACCGATGTCGTTACGTTTGGGGAAATTTTTGCTGTGGTTAAGTGAAAAATTTGGACGTGATGTGGAACAGGGTAAATTAATTGACCTAAATATTACTCATCAGGAAATGTCCGAAGTGTTAAATACTACTCGTGTTACTGTAACCCGGCTTCTACAGCAATTTGAAGAACAAGGAGTATTGTTACGCTATAAGCGGCGAATTATTCTTCTTTCACGAAATAAATAA
- a CDS encoding iron uptake porin — protein MKKLLWNALKVSPAIAATLFAANSAFAVEVNEQVTTVAQLSQEANSIGQVTSVSQFSDVQPTDWAFQALQSLVERYGCIAGYPNSTYRGNRALTRYEFAAGLNACLDRVNELIATATADVITRQDLATLQRLQEEFSAELATLRGRVDSLEARTAELEANQFSTTTKLKGEAIFALGGAFGDERVGGGDIQDNITFANRVRLNLESSFTGTDKLQVRLQARNIAQLDGGSSSRPNITGTNMTRLGFDGDNGNNVEISKVNYEFNLSDAVRVKVDASGAEIWNNTNVFNSNFSSSGSGSISRYGRFSPIYRASSPGGAGLTVTLNPKGAISFTGAYMAPSAEDPTDDNGLLNGANAFFGQIDFKPSQALNLGFTYSRTYQNPANGVNLFGSQGSAFANRPFGNTATSANNYSVQANFRPSSALSVGGWAGYTTAESEVADADADIFYWAANIGIRDFGREGNLLGVIFGQPPKVTGGSVDSESDTSYHLEGLYRMRLTENIAVTPGLLVIFNPEHNSNNETIYVGTLRTTFSF, from the coding sequence ATGAAAAAACTACTTTGGAATGCGCTTAAGGTTAGTCCAGCTATTGCTGCAACATTATTTGCTGCTAATAGTGCCTTCGCGGTTGAAGTCAATGAACAAGTAACAACTGTTGCTCAGTTGTCCCAAGAGGCTAATAGCATTGGTCAAGTAACATCTGTTTCTCAGTTTTCGGATGTACAACCTACAGACTGGGCGTTTCAAGCTTTACAGTCTTTGGTTGAGCGTTACGGTTGTATCGCAGGTTATCCCAATTCCACATACCGTGGTAACCGTGCCTTAACTCGTTACGAATTTGCAGCTGGTTTGAACGCTTGTTTAGACAGAGTTAATGAACTGATTGCGACAGCAACCGCCGATGTAATTACTAGACAAGACCTAGCTACATTACAGCGCTTGCAAGAAGAATTTTCTGCTGAATTGGCTACCCTGCGTGGTCGTGTAGATTCCTTAGAAGCTCGGACGGCTGAATTAGAAGCAAATCAGTTTTCTACCACCACTAAGTTGAAGGGTGAAGCTATCTTTGCTCTAGGTGGTGCTTTTGGTGACGAAAGAGTAGGCGGTGGCGACATACAAGATAATATCACTTTCGCTAACCGGGTTCGTTTGAACTTGGAAAGCAGCTTCACAGGAACGGATAAATTGCAGGTTCGTTTGCAAGCTCGTAACATTGCCCAATTAGACGGCGGCAGTTCCTCAAGACCAAATATCACTGGTACCAACATGACCCGCTTGGGCTTTGATGGTGATAATGGTAACAACGTTGAAATTTCTAAAGTTAACTACGAATTCAACCTGAGTGATGCAGTTCGAGTTAAGGTTGATGCTTCTGGTGCTGAAATATGGAATAACACTAATGTGTTCAACTCAAACTTCAGTAGTAGTGGTTCAGGTTCTATCTCTCGCTACGGTCGTTTCAGCCCCATCTATCGGGCATCATCTCCTGGTGGTGCTGGTTTAACTGTGACATTAAATCCCAAAGGAGCTATTAGCTTCACGGGGGCTTATATGGCACCCAGCGCTGAGGACCCTACCGATGATAATGGTCTGTTGAATGGCGCTAACGCATTTTTTGGTCAAATAGACTTCAAACCCAGCCAAGCTTTAAACTTAGGTTTTACCTACTCTCGTACTTATCAGAACCCTGCCAACGGTGTAAATCTGTTCGGTAGCCAAGGTAGCGCTTTTGCTAATAGACCTTTTGGTAACACTGCTACCTCAGCCAATAACTATAGTGTACAAGCAAACTTCAGACCTAGTTCGGCATTGTCAGTAGGCGGTTGGGCTGGTTACACCACAGCAGAATCTGAAGTTGCCGATGCTGATGCAGACATTTTTTACTGGGCTGCCAACATAGGTATCAGAGACTTTGGTAGAGAAGGGAACTTACTTGGTGTGATCTTTGGTCAACCCCCGAAAGTAACCGGTGGTTCTGTAGATTCCGAATCAGATACCTCTTATCATTTAGAGGGTCTTTATCGGATGCGTCTCACTGAGAATATCGCTGTCACCCCTGGTTTGTTGGTGATTTTCAACCCTGAACACAATAGCAATAACGAAACCATTTATGTAGGTACTTTACGTACTACCTTCAGTTTCTAA
- a CDS encoding DUF3318 domain-containing protein produces the protein MEPRVEIRRLLDVMPASSRMTTKIVSKPEQPKVIDAIFPLPGNQDRPIYINFDLWLRLAKPQRDLLLFQKVSWLMGVKWFKPDIYQGVVLLGFLAGLLESAQTDVVGVAVAGGLSAIALVRIWRTNKSSQSELNADLAAIQIAQRRGYSETEAAQHLLSAIEAIAQIEKQSTLNFSELIRCQNLRAIAGLSPVGVPKSYP, from the coding sequence ATGGAGCCAAGGGTTGAAATTCGCCGTTTGTTGGATGTGATGCCTGCTTCTAGTCGAATGACTACCAAAATTGTCAGCAAACCGGAGCAGCCAAAGGTGATTGATGCTATTTTTCCTCTACCTGGGAATCAGGATCGACCGATATATATTAATTTTGATTTGTGGTTGCGCTTGGCTAAACCACAACGGGATTTATTGCTATTCCAGAAGGTTAGCTGGTTGATGGGGGTGAAGTGGTTTAAACCTGATATTTATCAAGGTGTGGTTTTGCTGGGGTTTTTGGCTGGATTGCTGGAATCAGCGCAAACAGATGTGGTGGGTGTGGCTGTGGCTGGGGGTTTAAGTGCGATCGCTTTGGTGCGGATTTGGCGGACTAATAAATCTTCGCAATCAGAGTTAAACGCCGATTTAGCCGCGATCCAAATAGCCCAACGCCGGGGTTACTCGGAAACTGAAGCCGCCCAGCATTTATTATCTGCGATTGAGGCGATCGCTCAGATTGAAAAACAGTCTACTCTGAATTTTAGCGAATTAATTCGTTGCCAAAACTTACGCGCGATCGCTGGTTTATCACCAGTCGGTGTACCAAAAAGTTATCCATAG
- a CDS encoding glycosyltransferase family 39 protein, with amino-acid sequence MYLSKNWRSTVSARWFQPLLLLIWLIIGISLRLANLTAKPPWIDEFATLVFSLGNSFLPVPLDQAIAPDILLQPLQINPTAGIGDVIHLMVTQDTHPPLYFVMAHLWMKLFPHPFGLVSLWAGRSLPALLGAASIPGAYLLGKLAFRSALVGQLSAAMMAVSPYGIFLAQEARHYSLAVIWVMASLTCLVIAIRHLQNRTLLPLWLIIAWVGVNALGIATHYFFVLTLGAEALVLIFVAWQQYTHTKTLLFLSSLWWRIYFIAAGTAVAAVVWLPSFLQNRYRSSLTEWIQGERVGLDWINPIFQALAAWITMISLLPVEAPQLTVVIASGLVMLIFFIWATPILVRGLKVQLQQPETRLITQVLAGVVLGAIALFFFFTYFLGIDLTRGARYNFVYFPAVIILLGASLAVCYQNRDIGKWRITGKQAVILIWLMGLISAITVTSNLGYRKYYRPDLLVSLIEQNSQLPVLIATTHKSLVQTGEMMGIAWELKFSGSQANTQFLLAHQDQDPNTSTTSLDNTLKELPRPFDLWLVNFHAPIAEEVQKCDAENKNLPAINGYVYELYHCQ; translated from the coding sequence ATGTATTTGTCTAAGAATTGGCGCTCTACCGTTTCAGCTCGCTGGTTTCAGCCTCTGCTGTTGTTGATTTGGTTAATCATCGGTATCAGCTTACGTTTAGCTAATTTGACCGCCAAGCCTCCTTGGATTGATGAATTTGCTACCTTGGTGTTTAGTCTGGGCAATAGTTTTTTACCAGTACCTCTAGATCAAGCGATCGCACCTGATATCTTATTACAACCACTGCAAATAAATCCCACAGCTGGTATTGGAGATGTGATTCATCTCATGGTCACACAAGATACTCATCCACCCCTGTATTTTGTCATGGCTCATTTATGGATGAAGTTATTTCCTCACCCATTCGGTTTAGTGTCACTGTGGGCTGGGCGTTCTCTACCCGCTTTACTCGGTGCAGCCTCTATTCCCGGCGCTTATCTTTTAGGCAAATTAGCTTTTCGTTCGGCATTAGTGGGGCAATTATCGGCGGCGATGATGGCAGTTTCACCCTATGGTATTTTTTTAGCACAAGAAGCGCGTCATTATAGTTTAGCTGTGATTTGGGTGATGGCCTCTCTGACTTGCTTGGTAATTGCGATCCGTCACCTGCAAAACCGAACATTGTTACCGCTTTGGCTAATCATTGCTTGGGTGGGAGTGAACGCCTTGGGTATTGCGACTCATTACTTTTTTGTTCTGACTCTCGGTGCTGAAGCCTTGGTATTGATTTTTGTCGCTTGGCAACAATATACCCACACAAAAACTTTGCTGTTTCTTTCTTCTCTGTGGTGGCGGATTTATTTTATTGCAGCTGGTACTGCTGTCGCTGCTGTTGTTTGGTTACCGAGCTTTTTACAGAATCGCTATCGCAGTAGTTTAACAGAGTGGATTCAAGGTGAGCGTGTGGGACTAGATTGGATCAACCCCATTTTTCAAGCTTTAGCCGCCTGGATTACGATGATTTCCTTGCTACCAGTGGAAGCACCACAGTTAACAGTTGTGATTGCGTCTGGATTGGTGATGTTAATTTTCTTTATTTGGGCAACACCGATTTTAGTTCGTGGTCTGAAAGTTCAGCTACAGCAGCCTGAAACTCGGTTAATCACTCAGGTATTAGCTGGGGTAGTATTAGGAGCGATCGCTTTATTCTTTTTCTTTACTTATTTTCTGGGTATCGACCTCACACGGGGCGCGCGCTACAATTTTGTCTACTTTCCGGCTGTGATTATCCTCCTGGGGGCAAGTCTGGCAGTTTGTTATCAAAATCGAGACATCGGTAAATGGAGGATCACAGGAAAGCAAGCTGTCATCCTCATTTGGTTGATGGGATTAATTAGTGCGATCACAGTTACTTCTAATCTCGGTTATCGCAAATATTACCGCCCTGATTTACTCGTTTCTCTGATTGAACAAAATTCCCAACTTCCAGTTCTCATTGCTACAACCCACAAAAGCTTAGTCCAAACTGGAGAAATGATGGGGATAGCCTGGGAGTTAAAATTCTCCGGTTCACAAGCTAATACGCAATTTCTCCTCGCCCATCAAGACCAAGACCCCAATACTTCTACTACATCCCTAGATAACACCTTAAAGGAATTACCACGACCCTTTGATTTATGGTTAGTTAATTTTCATGCTCCCATAGCCGAGGAAGTCCAAAAATGTGACGCAGAAAATAAAAATTTGCCAGCCATCAACGGCTATGTTTATGAACTTTATCACTGTCAATAA
- a CDS encoding glycosyltransferase, whose translation MSEKTNALLSEITTPLQISELPPSSLDADRPTIYFSLVIPTYQERDNIQNVVKILSELLNEFIPEEYEIIVVDDDSPDRTWEIAQSLMGEYPQLQVMRREQERGLSSAVIRGWQVAKGSILGVIDGDLQHPPEILIQLLVAIKQGADLAVASRHVEGGGVSSWNLIRRFLSRGAQVLGLILLPRVLGRVSDPMSGYFMVRRACIAGVTLHPVGYKILLEIIGRGNVNQIAEVGYVFCERQQGESKVTWKQYLEYLQHLVRLRLSTGALGRVQKKINFPIDKFLRFGLVGLSGVFVDMAILYLLSDPTTLALPLTRSKIIAGEIAIFNNFLWNDAWTFADVSSKQNEWHQRLKRFLKFNLICLAGLVLNVLLLNLVFNFTPNFMLRDFTIDFTLTVMGLNLKFYFIIRKTYIANLIAIAIVTIWNFWVNLKLSWRVTDVK comes from the coding sequence ATGAGTGAAAAAACAAATGCCTTGTTGTCCGAAATAACTACCCCATTACAAATTTCTGAATTACCCCCTTCCAGCTTAGACGCTGATCGTCCAACCATCTATTTTTCCCTGGTAATTCCCACTTATCAAGAGCGTGACAATATTCAAAATGTTGTCAAAATATTGAGTGAATTACTCAATGAATTTATCCCAGAAGAATACGAAATAATAGTAGTTGATGATGATAGTCCCGACCGCACTTGGGAAATAGCACAATCCCTCATGGGGGAATACCCGCAGTTGCAGGTCATGCGACGCGAACAAGAACGGGGATTGTCTTCAGCTGTAATTCGTGGATGGCAAGTAGCCAAGGGTAGCATACTAGGGGTAATTGACGGAGATTTACAACATCCACCAGAAATATTAATTCAATTATTGGTTGCAATTAAACAGGGCGCAGATTTAGCCGTCGCTAGCCGTCATGTCGAAGGAGGTGGCGTTAGTAGTTGGAATCTGATCAGGCGTTTTTTGTCCCGTGGCGCTCAGGTATTAGGATTAATTCTCCTACCTAGAGTATTGGGGAGAGTTTCTGACCCCATGAGTGGTTATTTTATGGTGCGCCGCGCCTGTATTGCCGGTGTCACACTCCATCCAGTGGGATACAAAATTCTTTTGGAGATAATTGGCCGGGGAAATGTCAATCAAATTGCTGAAGTTGGTTATGTCTTCTGTGAACGCCAACAAGGTGAAAGTAAGGTGACATGGAAGCAATATTTAGAATATTTACAGCACTTAGTCCGTTTGCGATTGTCTACGGGAGCGCTGGGACGAGTTCAGAAAAAAATCAATTTCCCCATTGATAAATTCCTGCGGTTTGGATTGGTGGGACTGAGTGGGGTGTTTGTGGATATGGCTATACTTTATTTACTCAGTGATCCGACTACTTTGGCTTTACCCCTAACGCGGAGTAAAATCATTGCTGGTGAAATTGCCATTTTCAATAATTTCTTGTGGAATGATGCTTGGACTTTTGCAGATGTCAGTAGCAAGCAAAATGAATGGCATCAACGTCTGAAGCGATTTTTGAAATTTAATTTAATTTGCCTCGCTGGATTGGTGTTGAATGTACTGCTATTGAATTTGGTATTTAACTTTACGCCTAACTTTATGTTGAGGGATTTCACCATCGATTTCACACTCACAGTTATGGGATTAAATCTGAAGTTCTATTTCATTATTCGTAAGACATACATTGCTAATCTGATAGCGATCGCCATTGTGACTATTTGGAATTTCTGGGTGAACTTAAAACTCAGTTGGCGCGTCACCGACGTGAAATAG
- the cofH gene encoding 7,8-didemethyl-8-hydroxy-5-deazariboflavin synthase subunit CofH, protein MPCKTVDSILDHALLGYDLSPADGVVLLKQTDPDAIAAIRTTADKLRYSQAGNTVTYIINRNINFTNICEQHCSFCAFRRDDGDAGAYWLDWAQIVEKSTDAVQRGATEICMQGGLNPQAQINGKSLHYYLKLVETIKQEFPQIHLHAFSPQEVEFIARIDGIAYADVIAALRDAGVGSMPGTAAEVLDDQVRRVLCPEKIDTATWLEIVGTAHKLGLPTTSTILSGHIETSEQQIGHLEKLRSLQKTAIDHGYPARITEFIPLPFVGQEAPKSLRRRVGRDQPVLNDALLLTAVARIYLGNYIPNHQPSWVKLGLAGATEALLWGCNDIGGTLMEEHITTMAGALGGTCMEVETLQSAIASLGRPHQQRDTLYQRVISH, encoded by the coding sequence ATGCCCTGTAAAACTGTTGATAGTATTTTGGATCATGCCCTTTTGGGGTATGATTTATCTCCCGCCGATGGAGTGGTATTGTTAAAACAAACTGATCCAGATGCGATCGCTGCCATTCGGACTACAGCTGACAAACTCCGCTACAGTCAAGCTGGCAATACGGTAACTTACATTATTAACCGCAATATCAACTTTACGAATATCTGTGAGCAACACTGTAGTTTTTGCGCTTTCCGCCGGGATGACGGTGATGCTGGTGCTTACTGGTTAGATTGGGCGCAAATTGTCGAAAAATCCACAGATGCAGTCCAAAGAGGTGCAACGGAAATCTGTATGCAGGGAGGATTAAACCCACAAGCGCAGATCAACGGTAAGTCTTTACATTATTACCTCAAGCTCGTAGAAACCATCAAGCAGGAATTTCCCCAGATACATCTACACGCTTTCTCTCCCCAAGAAGTGGAATTTATCGCCAGAATTGATGGCATTGCATATGCTGATGTGATTGCGGCTTTGCGGGATGCTGGTGTAGGCTCAATGCCAGGAACAGCAGCTGAAGTCTTAGATGATCAAGTCAGGCGGGTACTGTGTCCAGAAAAGATTGACACAGCCACTTGGCTAGAAATCGTTGGTACAGCTCACAAATTAGGTTTACCCACCACTAGCACTATATTATCGGGGCATATTGAAACTTCAGAACAACAAATTGGGCATTTAGAAAAATTGCGATCGCTGCAAAAAACTGCCATTGATCACGGATATCCGGCGCGCATTACTGAGTTTATTCCATTACCATTTGTCGGACAAGAAGCACCGAAATCATTACGCCGTCGTGTCGGACGTGATCAACCAGTGTTAAATGATGCCTTATTACTCACAGCTGTGGCGCGGATTTATTTGGGAAATTACATCCCTAATCATCAACCAAGTTGGGTAAAACTGGGGCTGGCTGGTGCGACTGAAGCTTTATTGTGGGGTTGCAACGATATCGGCGGTACGCTCATGGAAGAACACATTACCACAATGGCTGGAGCCTTGGGTGGAACTTGTATGGAAGTGGAAACTCTGCAAAGTGCGATCGCATCTCTAGGAAGACCCCACCAACAACGAGATACTCTTTATCAAAGAGTCATTAGTCATTAG
- the psb27 gene encoding photosystem II protein Psb27 translates to MKRYWSRLLALVLVVTLGLMGCSGSPDSLTGDYRQDTLAVVNIMKEALDLTADSPDRGAIQAEARQKINDFSARYQRVKSVSGLSSFTTMRTALNSLAGHYSSYPNRPLPEKLKNRLEQELQRVETALRRGA, encoded by the coding sequence ATGAAGCGCTATTGGTCGCGTCTACTTGCCTTGGTCTTGGTTGTAACCCTTGGCCTCATGGGCTGTTCTGGTAGTCCAGACAGTTTGACAGGCGATTATCGTCAAGATACCTTGGCTGTAGTCAATATTATGAAAGAAGCTCTGGATCTAACAGCAGATTCACCCGACAGAGGAGCAATTCAAGCCGAAGCACGTCAAAAAATCAACGATTTTTCAGCTCGCTACCAACGAGTTAAGTCTGTTTCCGGTCTGAGTTCCTTTACAACCATGCGAACAGCTCTCAACTCCCTAGCTGGACACTACAGTTCTTACCCAAATCGTCCCTTACCCGAAAAGCTCAAAAATCGCCTAGAGCAAGAGTTACAACGGGTAGAAACCGCGCTGAGGCGTGGGGCTTAA